AACGGGCACTGGCATTCAGCATCACCGGGTTCTCATAACATCACCTAGTTGCCACGTTCCTGCGGAAACAAGAACTACGCTCCTGCCGTTACTGAAGAACGCCGGGCTTCAAGGACAGAAAGCCGAACAACCGGGAAGATTGTCTGCCTATTGTTCAGACGCACTCACGCACAGTGGAACCTACTCACCTGGCTCAACAGCTACGTGCGTGGCTCGTGCAGGTCGGAAGGGACCCTCCTACCCCACCGACGCAGTTTAGAACAGTGAACTAGTGCACATACGCAGTCAGCTAATTAGACCAGAGCCATTCACGAGCTAGCGGCATAAACCTAGACGAGTCAACATCTCCAGTGACGCCCGGAGAATCCCTGCAGAATGTATCCGGAAGTCTAACTACCTACAGCATCTACCTCCGGCACCGCTTCTGAACGCACGAACTCTAATAGAACTGACTCCACGCTGCAGCAAACCGCTATGGATTCCGTCCGCTCCCCTACCAGTTCGAGTGGCCCCGATCTGCGCCCATCGTATTGATGGGCCCGCCGCATTCAGAAGCGCGTTGCATTCATGAGTCCGTCTTACTCGTAGACGCGTTGTATCCGTAGGTCCGCGTTTCACGTGAAACGCCCCGAAAGACTCGAATGGCCGAGAAGTGAGCCGAAATACGGAAATTGCGCCTTGGATACCCTTAGGGCAGGTCAGGTAAAAGGACTCGATCCAGGAATCCACTGTTGACAGCGGATCAACAGTGCACTCAAGTAAAAATGCTTTATTTGTTCAGAAGTTCCCGCGCAACGTTGATATATGCCAAGGCGCCAGTGGACGTCGGGTCATACGTCAGCACAGTCTGCTGGAAACTTGGCGCCTCTGAAATACGCACCGAACGTGGAATCACGGAATCTAGGGCCTGATCAGGGAAATGCCCCCGAACCTCTTCGGCAACCTGCGAGGACAAGTTGGTGCGGCCATCGTACATGGTCAACAAGATAGCGCTCACCGCAAGCTCAGGGTTCAGATGCTCACGGATTAACTCGATATTGCTCAACAGCTGGCTCAAACCCTCGAGTGCATAGTACTCACTCTGGATCGGGATCAGAACCTCACGCGCTGCAACGAAAGCGTTAACCGTCAACAGACCCAACGACGGCGGGCAGTCAATGAAAACGAAATCGAGACGAGGGAGGCCGTTGGCCTCACGGTACTCGGCGTAGTCCCGGATAGCTGTAGCCAACCGCACGTTACGGTCCTCAAGAGAGACCAACTCAATTTCGGCGCCAGCAAGATCGATCGTCGCAGGAGCAACAACCAAGTTGTCCACGTCAGGGCAATCCTGAACCACATCAGACAACGGTGTCCCCTCAATCAGGACATCGTAGGTCGAGGGAACTTCAGAAGAGTGAGGAACATTCAACGCGGTAGAGGCGTTACCCTGGGGATCGTTATCGATCACCAGAACCTGCATGCCCTCTAAAGCAAGCGCGGCAGCCAGGTTAACGGTTGTGGTGGTTTTCCCCACGCCGCCCTTCTGGTTACTCACCGTAATAACGCGGGTCGCTTCGGGACGCTTCATATCGCCTGCAGGAAAAGAGACCTCAGCGGCAGAATTTGAATCACCAGAAATATTGTCGCCGGCCTGATTATTATCGAGCATTCCTGCGCCTCTCATCCA
The Pseudoglutamicibacter albus DNA segment above includes these coding regions:
- a CDS encoding ParA family protein; translated protein: MKRPEATRVITVSNQKGGVGKTTTTVNLAAALALEGMQVLVIDNDPQGNASTALNVPHSSEVPSTYDVLIEGTPLSDVVQDCPDVDNLVVAPATIDLAGAEIELVSLEDRNVRLATAIRDYAEYREANGLPRLDFVFIDCPPSLGLLTVNAFVAAREVLIPIQSEYYALEGLSQLLSNIELIREHLNPELAVSAILLTMYDGRTNLSSQVAEEVRGHFPDQALDSVIPRSVRISEAPSFQQTVLTYDPTSTGALAYINVARELLNK